The proteins below come from a single Solea solea chromosome 6, fSolSol10.1, whole genome shotgun sequence genomic window:
- the LOC131461203 gene encoding limbin-like, which produces MLMRVHGTAAGASILSLLLTVHVSCLFPPPLHQCWIHGANFHELEESAGRHQLGSECTSWCSTSSPAPSPQWDSPETLSWIHLMQYDVRAAQLKMDGAMEAKRPMEFSSEGPLSSSAPAGPWGHSIYSSFAYMSNILHPRVRRSTLTRYNLGRTLPLVQTVAHPSAFRVRFNKCVQVMRDTDPPQLTFFLLIHNMGPAGGTNLSQVAVRDSLSGIVPLKTEGRVVERGYQTFAIDSLSAGSQIVVNYTALILSHKSEVLDLPAFLTFSNASQNDVSMFGPLTANLTLRVNSTDRIHPNHSVHFAGFVAGFFVTLVLLSLGFLVMNLIGLRTRLHLLQQKRKRGDSDPEYANCNMSETIKDEATFEDKMVDIMVLEDPQNMYQALENLEMSTLLRATNNLEATRIQIYKDVISSLLDDLRSRGQTTVQAQQRLLSVLHGQLLGMEGRLKEVRGSRMAALAGQCNLETREEMEAEHRREAAEKAQAELLCQHADQQELLQCSAVLEKLHKLSQSQLQRILLVRHEEASAKVQRQIIEWRRVELHKIFSEELDEATRMGELEKGTAKSLQHDYFTCQDQLEEVLDVVLANQRYVLTERHAQRKFLLHSLHSLNSLISDTFSSSSSNLHQWFTNIRRGSTLPVEQVDQLQEKAQNELVMVRQRLDEALSQEKRAMRCGLIKTRRELISDMLRVHKQRQKDLSCLSGGLEGRMEVAQNLHCWQNLLTAHNLELAELINNLDEEATADIRKVIMRVIQGAIAEVKSILPSTAQALQTSLPSGTQLSLMQVESEQGAAGQAPGQGASGFLQGQERLHQEGKAALRTLSCTREALQEAMDRELQEQKKIRENCRAFFRCLCSSQLALSEDDRLRMKLEFQKCLSVMDRCLVLPHAVSRSKLHTYLAAWRKDIEKQMINVQSKGKTGKARQNTDTSNLLLFQKRLEDRIQLFEKEKEMESSIMNKVLEEMQREREDALHSQADNLAIQMATIHYQKAERRSKVLETSRSMLTLHSLLIQQLRERKSLDRQDMAQSIQCHCLGLEEAEQQLQKDKTEFCGLEISQGRIELNRTHTEDFDESSEEDKEGMFQLQQDCRMSSILQEALFKCDQVIALLAESSQERTANNQAMEDLKEQMELKRLYGNCDQDLEFASQLVKQSQLSVEVLLETLRLLLPTLPESELLSITYALCPKQHPGSVSTEQEHIGCVGDADRLLSDKLRKDVVNKNMLTMQSCTEERGRLQEKRQSLMEKLLPKSCPLLPRDAEAEREKEDGCPGAQRPVNRSNLTENTVQQQQSEPAKEKAGPSVSETLHGSAGEYVNSASASSAPSSSSAGERLFVFRAPPESHDCVDVPKRKRKRNFLNLKKGSVAPTNVG; this is translated from the exons ATGCTTATGCGGGTACACGGGACCGCGGCGGGGGCCTCCATACTGTCATTATTATTGACTGTTCACGTGTCATGTTTGTTTCCACCTCCTTTACATCAATGTTGGATTCACGGTGCAAACTTTCATGAGCTGGAGGAGAGTGCTGGACGTCATCAGCTCGGCTCTGAATGCACATCATGGTGTTCAACCTCATCACCAGCACCATCCCCTCAGTGGGACAGCCCGGAG aCTCTCTCCTGGATCCATTTAATGCAATATGATGTGAGAGCAGCACAGCTCAAGATGGATG GTGCGATGGAAGCGAAAAGGCCCATGGAGTTTTCTTCAGAGGGGCCcctctcttcttcagctcctgcTGGTCCATGGGGACATTCAATTTACTCATCATTCGCCTACATGTCAAACATCTTGCACCCCCGGGTCCGCAGGAGCACACTCACCAGATACAACCTGGGCCGCACTCTGCCtttg GTTCAGACTGTGGCACACCCATCTGCGTTCAGGGTTAGATTTAACAAGTGTGTACAG GTGATGCGTGACACTGATCCTCCTCAGCTGACATTCTTCCTGCTGATTCACAACATGGGCCCAGCCGGTGGTACCAATCTGTCTCAGGTGGCTGTGCGGGACTCTCTCTCTGGAATAGTTCCCCTGAAAACTGAAGGCAGGGTGGTTGAAAGAGGCTACCAGACATTTGCCATCGATTCACTCTCTG CTGGCTCTCAGATTGTTGTCAATTACACTGCCCTAATACTGAGTCACAAGAGCGAGGTCCTGGACCTTCCAGCTTTTCTCACCTTTTCTAATGCCTCACAG AACGATGTCAGTATGTTTGGTCCATTAACAGCTAATCTAACACTGAGGGTGAACTCCACTGACAGG ATCCATCCCAACCACAGTGTCCATTTTGCTGGATTTGTTGCTGGGTTCTTTGTCACGTTGGTGCTGCTGTCGCTGGGATTTCTGGTCATGAACCTGATAGGCCTCAGAACCAGACTGCACCTTCTGCAACAAAAG AGAAAAAGAGGGGACTCAGACCCAGAGTATGCAAACTGCAACATGAGTGAGACAATAAAAGACGAGGCAACATTTGAAGACAAGATGGTGGACATCATGGTGTTGGAGGATCCACAGAACATGTATCAGGCTTTGGAAAA CCTTGAAATGTCTACACTGCTGCGTGCCACCAACAACCTGGAGGCCACCCGCATTCAGATCTACAAGGATGTGATATCGTCGCTGCTGGACGACCTGAGGTCCCGGGGCCAGACCACAGTCCAGGCTCAGCAGAGGCTTCTCAGTGTGCTTCATGGACAGCTGCTGGGCATGGAGGGGCGGCTGAAGGAGGTGCGTGGGTCTCGCATGGCTGCTCTGGCTGGTCAGTGTAACCTGGAGACTCGGGAAGAAATGGAAGCGGAGCACCGCAGGGAAGCGGCTGAAAAAGCTCAGGCTGAGCTGTTGTGTCAACATGCAGATCAACAG gaactcctccagtgcagtgcagtgctggAGAAGCTGCACAAACTGAGCCAGAGTCAGCTCCAGCGCATCCTGTTGGTCCGACATGAGGAAGCCTCAGCGAAGGTGCAGAGGCAGATCATTGAGTGGCGCCGGGTGGAGCTGCACAAGATCTTCTCGGAGGAGCTGGACGAGGCCACCAGGATGGGCGAGTTGGAGAAGGGCACAGCCAAGAGTCTTCAACACGATTATTTTACCTGTCAG GATCAGCTCGAAGAGGTTCTGGATGTGGTCCTTGCCAATCAGCGCTATGTTCTGACCGAACGCCATGCACAGAGGAAGTTCCTGCTTCACAGTCTCCACAGCCTCAACAGCCTGATTTCTGACaccttctccagctcctccagcaaCTTGCACCAATGGTTCACTAACATCAGGAG AGGGAGCACTCTGCCTGTAGAGCAGGTAGACCAGCTGCAGGAGAAGGCCCAAAATGAGCTGGTGATGGTTCGGCAGAGACTGGATGAGGCACTGAGCCAAGAGAAAAGAGCCATGCGCTGCGGCCTGATTAAGACAAGAAGGGAGCTCATCTCTGACATG CTGAGGGtccacaaacagagacagaaggaTCTCTCGTGCCTGTCTGGAGGTCTGGAGGGAAGGATGGAGGTCGCTCAGAACCTGCACTGCTGGCAGAACTTACTAACTGCTCACAACCTGGAGCTAGCTGAGCTCATcaacaatctggatgaggaaGCTACTGCTGACATACGCAAG GTGATCATGCGTGTGATTCAAGGAGCCATAGCAGAGGTCAAGTCCATCCTGCCGTCAACAGCCCAGGCACTGCAAACTTCCTTGCCATCAGGGACACAGCTGTCCCTGATGCAGGTGGAATCAGAGCAAGGAGCAGCAGGGCAGGCCCCAGGGCAGGGAGCGAGTGGTTTCCTGCAGGGTCAGGAAAGGCTGCACCAGGAAGGAAAGGCAGCCTTACGCACACTGAGCTGCACCAGGGAGGCTCTGCAGGAAGCCATGGACAGAGAGCTGCAGGAGCAGAAGAAGATAAGAGAAAACTGCAGAGCTTTCTTCAG GTGTTTGTGTTCGTCCCAGCTGGCGTTGTCTGAAGACGACCGGCTGAGGATGAAACTGGAGTTCCagaagtgtctgtctgtgatggACCGCTGCCTGGTGCTGCCTCACGCCGTCTCCAGAAGCAAACTCCACACATACCTGGCAGCGTGGAGAAAGGACATTGAGAAACAGATG ATAAATGTGCAGTCCAAGGGGAAAACCGGCAAAGccagacaaaacacagacacgTCCAACCTGCTGCTTTTCCAGAAAAGGCTCGAGGATAGGATCCAGCTGTttgagaaggagaaggagatggAGAGCAGTATCATGAACAAG GTGTTAGAGGAGATGCAAAGGGAGAGGGAAGATGCTCTGCACTCGCAGGCGGACAACCTGGCGATTCAGATGGCGACCATCCACTACCAGAAGGCTGAGAGGAGGAGCAAAGTCTTGGAGACGTCTAGATCCATGCTCACCCTGCACAGTCTGCTCATTcagcagctcagagagagaaagagcctGGACAGGCAAGACATGGCTCAGAGCATACAGTGCCACTGCTTG GGCCTAGAGGAAGCAGAGCAACAGCTTCAGAAGGATAAGACAGAGTTTTGTGGCCTGGAGATTTCTCAGGGCAGAATTGAGCTGAATAGAACACACACTGAAGACTTTGATGAGTCGTCGGAGGAGGACAAAGAAGGAATgtttcagctgcagcaggacTGCAGGATGTCATCCATCCTCCAGGAGGCGCTCTTCAAGTGTGATCAGGTCATCGCTCTGTTGGCTGAGAG CTCACAGGAAAGAACTGCCAACAATCAAGCCATGGAGGATTTAAAAGAACAAATGGAGCTCAAGAGACTTTATGGTAACTGCGACCAG GATCTAGAGTTTGCGTCTCAACTGGTGAAGCAGAGTCAGCTGTCTGTTGAGGTTCTCCTCGAAACGCTGCGTCTCCTCCTCCCCACCCTGCCTGAAAGTGAACTCCTTTCCATCACCTACGCCCTCTGCCCTAAACAACACCCGGGTTCAGTGTCGACAGAGCAAGAACACATAGG GTGTGTTGGGGACGCCGATCGACTTCTCTCCGACAAACTGAGAAAAGATGTGGTGAATAAAAATATGCTAACTATGCAGAGCTGCactgaggagagagggag ACTCCAGGAAAAGAGGCAAAGCCTCATGGAAAAACTGCTCCCCAAGTCATGTCCTCTGCTTCCAAGAGATGctgaggcagagagggagaaggaggacGGTTGCCCCGGAGCACAACGGCCTGTTAATAGatcaaacctgactgaaaatacagttcaacagcagcagagtgagcCAGCCAAAGAGAAAGCTGGACCCAGTGTGAGTGAAACATTACACGGCTCAGCAGGTGAATACGTGAATTCAGCCTCTGCCAGCTCTGCACCGAGCAGCTCCTCTGCAGGAGAAAGGCTGTTTGTGTTTCGGGCTCCTCCTGAATCACATGACTGTGTGGACGTCCccaagagaaagaggaaaagaaacttTCTCAATCTGAAGAAAGGCTCAGTGGCCCCGACAAATGTAGGTTGA